The genomic window ACACAGGTGCCGGGGAGCCTGGACCTGATCAGGGTCTGCGATATCCTTCCCCCGTCAGACCGTCGGACGTGGTCAACCACCCGGGTAATGGGGCTCTTCACAATCGAGGGTGTAGTTGGGGTCTGATTCCGCCGGTCTTGAGTAGTGCTCGGGCGATGTAGTGGGTGAGGTTGCGGAAACCGAGGGCCAGGCCGCGGAGGTGCTCGAATCGACCGTTGATGGCCTCGCTGGGGCCGTTGCTGGTGCGGGGCCGTTCGAAGTAGGACAAGACGTCGCAGACGCGCCGGGCCAGGGTGCGGCCGAGCTTGCGCAGCTCGACCAGCTGGGCGGGTACGGTCTTGTTGCTGAGGGCCTCGATGACCGAGGCCATCTCCGCCCGCCCGGCGCCACGGTCGCGGTCACGGTAGGCGGCGATCATGCGCTGGTAGATGCCCCAGATGCACTCCACCTCCTCGTGCTGCGGTCGGGTGAAGAGGGTCTCGATCCCCTCGGGCTGGCCGTCGGTGAGCAGGTTGGCACCGGTGTGCAGGGTCCTTCGCGCCGAGTAGAGCGGGTCGCCCTTGCGGCCACGGTGGCCGTGCAGTTCCTGCTGCACCCGGCGCCGGCACTCGTCCAGGGCCTCCCCGGCGAGGCGGACGACGTGGAAGGGATCCACGACCGCCACGGCTCCGGGCAACTCCTCGGTGGTGGCCGTCTTGAAGCCGGAGAACCCGTCCATGGCCACGACCTCGATCCTCTCGCGCCAGGCCAGACACGCTGCGCGAGCCAGTCCTTGAACGCCTTCTTGCTGCGGCCTTCGACCATGTCCAGCAGCCGGGCAGGGCCGGTCCCCTCACGGACGGGGGTGAGGTCGATGATGACGGTGACGAACTTGTCGCCCTGCGGGTGTGCCGCCAGGCGTGCTCGTCCACGCCCAGGACACGGACGCCGTCCAGACGGGCAGGGTCATCGATCAGGACACGTCGACCTTCGGCCAAGACCGCGTCGTTGGCGGTGTTCCACGCCACGCCGAGCCCTTCGGCGACGCGCGCCATGGACAGGTGCTGGGTCACGATGCCGACAAGGCCCCACCGCAGCCCCGCACGGAGATCTTCGCCCGTGGCGCGGCCGCGGCGGTCGTGTCCTGGCGCCACACGTGCGAGCACTCGATGCTGCGGTAGCGGCGGACGGTGACCAGCAAGGTCGTGGGTCGCCACCCGAACGGCTCGTGCGCCAACTCCCGAGTCGCCGTGTCCCTCGGGACGCCCTGGCAGCCGCACCGCCGGCACCAGTCGTCCGGCTCCACGACCCGGCACGCGAGCTCCGCGCGATCCGGCTCCACGAGCTGGGCGGTGACTCCGAGTCCCAGGCCGTCGAGGCGTGTGAAGGTGGTCAGGTCGGGGCGCGTGAAGGTAGCGTCGGGCACGTCGAGGTCGTTTCGGATGGCTGGCGTAGGAACCTACATCTTCGGAAGGCCTCGACACCTACCCCGGCAACGACGCGCCAGCGACCTCTACACCGTCATCTGCGAAGAGCCGGTAATGCTGCACCCTCCGTGATCGGCTCGTTCCAGCTCCCACTGTCAACTATCCCCAACTGACGGCCTGGTGTACCGGTGTGCCGGCGGCGCGTCTGCACGTCCAATCGCACACAGTCCCTACCGAATACTGGGCAGAATCCGTACGTTGACGCTGACTGTCACCCCTGCTTGACTCGAGTTTGTCCTCGCATGACTCATCCGCGAGACATGCGACCCGGAGATGGGAGAGTGGCATGAAACCACTGCACACTCGGTGGGCGGCCCTACTAGCGGCTGCACCTCTGTTGATCGTGGCCGGCTGCGGCTCCTCCGCCGACGAGGGAGGGGACTCTCCAGGAGCACAAGAAGCGAGCGCTGATGACCTCGTCGTCGCAGCGGGGGGCGGCGATTACCGAGACTTCCAAGAGGACTTCAATGTTCCAGCGATGACTGACCAATGTTCCAGTTCTATCGTGTGGGACTACACCGAGGACGATGTGAAGATCACCACCGTCCGCACCCAGGGCGAGGCAGCAGGAACCCTCGACGTGGTGGAACTCCCTGACACCCGGATGCAACAGCTTGTCAATGACGGACTCATGCTTCCTTTAACTGAGGATGAGGTCCCAAACATATCCATTATTCGTGAAGGTCTCACGAGCGAGTATTGGATTCCACACATCTATTCGGCCAGCGTCATCATCTATAATGAGGATAAGGTTCCTGACGCATCTAGTTACAACATTCTATGGGATGACCAATACAGTGGGAAAATCGGAGTGCTTTCGACTCAATGGAGCAACTTCTTCTATGCGGCTACCGCGGTATCCCCTGATGCGTCAAATAGCAGCGACTGGGGTGCTGGATGGGAAAAACTCAAGGAGCTGTCTGACGATGTCGTCGTCTTCGCTTCACAGGAGGAAATGGGGCAAGCGCTAATGTCAGGGCAAATATGGCTCACCGTGAACTGGAAAG from Ornithinimicrobium cryptoxanthini includes these protein-coding regions:
- a CDS encoding transposase, with product MARAACLAWRERIEVVAMDGFSGFKTATTEELPGAVAVVDPFHVVRLAGEALDECRRRVQQELHGHRGRKGDPLYSARRTLHTGANLLTDGQPEGIETLFTRPQHEEVECIWGIYQRMIAAYRDRDRGAGRAEMASVIEALSNKTVPAQLVELRKLGRTLARRVCDVLSYFERPRTSNGPSEAINGRFEHLRGLALGFRNLTHYIARALLKTGGIRPQLHPRL
- a CDS encoding ABC transporter substrate-binding protein; this encodes MKPLHTRWAALLAAAPLLIVAGCGSSADEGGDSPGAQEASADDLVVAAGGGDYRDFQEDFNVPAMTDQCSSSIVWDYTEDDVKITTVRTQGEAAGTLDVVELPDTRMQQLVNDGLMLPLTEDEVPNISIIREGLTSEYWIPHIYSASVIIYNEDKVPDASSYNILWDDQYSGKIGVLSTQWSNFFYAATAVSPDASNSSDWGAGWEKLKELSDDVVVFASQEEMGQALMSGQIWLTVNWKARALQWNDMGAVPLGASVPEEGTFPVVFAAGVPANAPNPECAFDYLNGLLDPEGQTQFAENMGYAPTVTETTLGDERAEAVDFTPDEQSRIQPLDISYIAENDADWGDLWQQEFIN